One Methanolobus sp. WCC4 DNA segment encodes these proteins:
- the oadA gene encoding sodium-extruding oxaloacetate decarboxylase subunit alpha has translation MKVKITETILRDAHQSLIATRMRTRNMLPIVDKLDEVGYYSLEMWGGATFDSSIRYLNEDPWERLRELKKHMKETPAQMLLRGQNLVGYRHYSDDVVEKFVKKAHENGIDIFRVFDAVNDVRNMEKAITVAKKEGAHVQGTIAYTISPVHTIDKYVELATSLAELECDSLCIKDMAGLISPQQAYDLVKALKAEVNLPVDLHAHCTSGMAPMSYTAACRAGVDILDTALSPFAWGTSQPPTESIVAALAETKRATGLDLELISEISQYFKDIKEQYRCILDPISEQIDTNVLLYQIPGGMLSNLVSQLKEQDALDKFDDVLREMPQVRKELGYPPLVTPTSQIVGTQAVLNVLMGERYKVIPKEVKDYVRGLYGRPPQKISAEIIAKIIGDEEPITCRPADLIQPEYEKAKKEAEEMGLVKKEEDILTYALYPAVAPAFLKGELEEEKLTPIMENKNPCAAADISGIPTDYEVEIDGEVFAVKVNPVGGSVQVVSADGKQTAESVPGAVTSHMQGMVLSIKAKIGDTIEEGDTVCVIEAMKMENAIHAPHGGTVKAILVAEGDAVKSGDVMMSIE, from the coding sequence ATGAAAGTAAAAATAACTGAAACTATTCTTCGAGATGCGCATCAATCCCTCATTGCCACAAGGATGCGCACACGCAACATGCTCCCAATTGTTGACAAGCTTGATGAAGTTGGATACTATTCTTTAGAGATGTGGGGCGGCGCAACATTTGACAGTTCCATCAGATACCTCAACGAGGATCCATGGGAAAGGCTGAGAGAGCTCAAGAAACACATGAAGGAAACCCCTGCACAGATGCTTCTCAGGGGACAGAACCTGGTAGGATACAGGCACTATTCCGATGATGTGGTCGAGAAGTTCGTGAAGAAGGCCCATGAGAACGGTATCGATATCTTCAGGGTTTTCGATGCTGTGAACGATGTACGTAACATGGAAAAGGCCATCACCGTTGCTAAGAAGGAAGGAGCACATGTACAGGGTACCATTGCATATACCATCAGCCCTGTTCACACCATCGACAAATATGTCGAGCTCGCAACAAGTCTTGCTGAACTTGAATGTGATTCACTCTGTATCAAGGATATGGCAGGCCTCATTTCCCCTCAACAGGCATATGATCTTGTAAAGGCACTCAAGGCAGAGGTCAATCTTCCTGTGGACCTGCATGCACACTGTACTTCAGGTATGGCACCAATGAGCTACACAGCAGCATGCAGAGCAGGTGTTGACATACTCGACACTGCACTCTCTCCATTCGCATGGGGAACATCACAGCCACCAACAGAATCGATCGTAGCTGCACTTGCAGAGACAAAGCGTGCTACAGGACTTGACCTTGAACTGATATCTGAGATCTCACAGTACTTCAAGGACATAAAGGAACAGTACCGCTGTATACTTGACCCGATCTCAGAGCAGATCGATACCAATGTATTACTTTACCAGATCCCGGGAGGCATGCTCTCAAACCTTGTATCACAACTCAAGGAACAGGATGCACTGGACAAGTTCGATGACGTGCTCAGGGAAATGCCACAGGTACGTAAAGAACTTGGATATCCGCCACTTGTCACACCTACCAGCCAGATAGTAGGTACCCAGGCAGTCCTCAATGTGCTGATGGGTGAGAGATACAAGGTTATCCCAAAGGAAGTCAAGGACTACGTACGCGGACTTTACGGCAGACCACCACAGAAGATCAGTGCCGAGATAATCGCAAAGATAATCGGAGACGAAGAACCTATCACATGCAGACCTGCAGACCTCATCCAGCCGGAATACGAGAAGGCAAAGAAGGAAGCAGAGGAAATGGGCCTTGTGAAGAAGGAAGAGGACATCCTTACATATGCACTCTATCCTGCAGTAGCACCTGCATTCCTCAAGGGAGAACTGGAGGAAGAGAAACTTACACCTATCATGGAGAACAAGAACCCATGTGCTGCAGCAGACATATCAGGCATACCAACTGACTATGAAGTTGAGATCGACGGAGAGGTCTTCGCTGTAAAGGTCAATCCTGTAGGCGGTTCAGTACAGGTGGTATCAGCCGATGGGAAACAAACTGCAGAGTCAGTTCCCGGAGCTGTTACAAGTCACATGCAGGGAATGGTACTCTCGATCAAGGCTAAGATCGGTGATACCATAGAGGAAGGAGACACCGTCTGTGTTATCGAAGCCATGAAGATGGAGAATGCGATCCATGCACCTCATGGCGGAACCGTTAAGGCCATACTTGTCGCAGAAGGCGATGCGGTAAAGTCCGGCGATGTAATGATGAGTATAGAGTAG